The following are encoded together in the Candidatus Woesebacteria bacterium genome:
- a CDS encoding MFS transporter, with product MKDKRIWIIFLIIFVNLLGFGIILPLLPYYVESFGAGPLTIGLIFASYSFFQIISAPILGELSDKFGRRPVLLFSIFGTAVSFGLLGIANSIPLLFLSRIIDGATGGNISTAQAYIADITTKENRTQGMGIMMAAFSLGFIIGPALGGLLSVYGYAVPAFVAGIVALGATLLTYFFLPESLKRDANSIKVKGKRRPIFSVKDFYDALTHPEVGLMLSISFMTMFAFSLMQGTFALFTEHSLSLTAQTNGFIFAYLGFIGIIVQVFLLKRILKLLPEHRIVTIAIASLAVSLALIALSTNLIMLVIAITILAIANGVSGPVIAGYISKLTPDNEQGNIAGMNQSVGGVARLFGPLLGTFFYSQIGMRSPYFIATGILLLTCIYGIKKLKPVKEVVTPM from the coding sequence ATGAAAGACAAAAGAATCTGGATTATTTTTTTGATTATTTTTGTAAACCTACTTGGCTTTGGAATTATTTTGCCTCTCCTTCCTTATTATGTTGAAAGTTTCGGCGCCGGCCCTTTGACTATCGGGCTAATATTTGCCTCTTATTCTTTTTTCCAGATAATTTCGGCACCGATTTTGGGGGAGCTGTCGGATAAATTTGGCAGACGACCGGTTTTGTTATTCTCGATTTTCGGAACCGCAGTATCCTTTGGTTTACTGGGTATCGCAAATTCAATTCCGCTTTTATTTCTGTCGCGCATAATTGATGGAGCAACAGGTGGAAATATTTCAACGGCTCAGGCTTACATTGCCGACATAACTACCAAAGAAAATAGAACCCAGGGAATGGGAATAATGATGGCAGCTTTTAGTTTGGGTTTTATAATAGGGCCTGCATTAGGCGGCTTGTTATCGGTATATGGATATGCAGTCCCTGCTTTTGTAGCAGGGATAGTTGCACTTGGGGCAACTTTACTTACATATTTCTTTTTACCGGAATCACTCAAACGGGATGCGAATTCTATAAAAGTTAAGGGAAAAAGACGGCCAATATTTAGTGTTAAAGATTTCTATGATGCCTTGACTCATCCCGAAGTGGGATTGATGCTCAGCATTTCTTTTATGACTATGTTTGCATTTTCTCTCATGCAGGGTACGTTTGCCTTATTTACCGAGCATAGCCTTAGTTTGACTGCACAGACGAATGGGTTTATTTTTGCGTACCTTGGCTTTATCGGAATAATTGTCCAGGTATTTTTGCTAAAGCGAATTTTGAAATTATTACCCGAACACAGAATAGTCACTATCGCGATTGCTTCACTTGCAGTCTCGCTTGCCCTGATTGCCCTAAGTACCAATCTAATTATGCTTGTTATTGCAATTACAATTCTTGCTATAGCAAACGGAGTTTCAGGGCCGGTAATCGCGGGATATATATCGAAATTAACACCCGACAATGAACAGGGAAATATTGCCGGAATGAATCAATCGGTCGGCGGTGTTGCGCGATTATTTGGTCCGTTGCTTGGAACATTTTTTTACAGCCAAATAGGTATGAGATCACCATACTTTATTGCAACTGGGATTTTGTTATTAACGTGCATTTATGGAATTAAAAAATTAAAACCCGTAAAGGAAGTTGTCACGCCAATGTAA
- a CDS encoding class I SAM-dependent methyltransferase: MSNQQHHWDTLHKKGNIDHYSDKPTDFAREIIKFIDPNSKILELGCGAGNDSVALANAGHSVIATDFSGVAIAKNTERFRNVPNLIFTVADMNKRIFFSDMFDVVYARLSLHYFTDKVTRRIIDDIHKLLKPNGYLCFICKSTRDPLYGIGTEIEKDMFEHRGHVRHFFSESYAGSLVSNNFRIEKIESGEEVFYGDKSAFVKVIARAKK; the protein is encoded by the coding sequence GTGAGTAATCAACAACACCATTGGGACACGTTACACAAAAAAGGTAATATTGATCACTATTCAGATAAGCCGACTGACTTTGCCCGGGAAATAATAAAATTTATTGATCCAAATTCGAAAATATTGGAATTAGGATGTGGAGCCGGCAATGACTCCGTCGCATTGGCGAATGCCGGCCACAGTGTTATTGCTACGGATTTTTCCGGTGTTGCAATTGCGAAAAACACCGAAAGATTTAGAAACGTACCCAATTTAATTTTTACGGTGGCAGACATGAATAAGCGGATTTTTTTCTCCGATATGTTTGATGTTGTTTACGCCCGCTTATCACTCCATTACTTTACTGACAAAGTTACTCGCAGGATTATTGATGATATACATAAATTATTAAAACCTAACGGCTATCTTTGCTTCATCTGTAAATCTACACGTGATCCGCTATACGGTATCGGCACTGAGATAGAAAAAGATATGTTCGAGCACCGCGGACACGTACGGCACTTTTTCAGCGAAAGTTATGCTGGGTCACTTGTGAGTAATAATTTTAGAATAGAGAAAATTGAAAGTGGAGAAGAAGTATTTTACGGTGATAAATCAGCTTTTGTAAAAGTAATAGCTAGAGCCAAAAAGTAA